One genomic window of Ziziphus jujuba cultivar Dongzao chromosome 4, ASM3175591v1 includes the following:
- the LOC107416268 gene encoding peroxisomal and mitochondrial division factor 2, protein MADENTVNGVGDQTTENFYDVDQTAELSRKIEKLEREKQELVSENEEDKERIKKMTAEIRKLKSDEAELKEKLVEKEREIEQSEDGKNVLESIAKRAVELETEVSRLQHDLITSMNESQEKTDEVVELKKVSAEKGAKIDALEKEVERLKTAKAEAEMRVRELERKVGILEVKEIEDKSRKLRVEEELKERVGEKEKEIIGFKKTIEQLESEIAKNAQELAKWAKDKLGVDDELRESQNRAKAMELKIVELQEEIEEAAKAMKDKTVEAINGTVTEVKELFNGGEEDTTGLNLPVVVGSTGAIAVAAVALYVLYGKRR, encoded by the coding sequence ATGGCAGACGAGAACACGGTGAACGGCGTCGGCGATCAGACGACGGAGAATTTCTACGATGTTGATCAGACGGCGGAGCTGAGCAGGAAGATCGAGAAGCTAGAGCGAGAGAAGCAAGAACTGGTATCCGAGAACGAAGAAGACAAAGAGAGAATCAAGAAAATGACAGCGGAGATCCGGAAGCTGAAGAGCGACGAGGCAGAGTTGAAGGAGAAGCTggtagagaaagagagggagatcGAGCAGTCCGAAGACGGCAAGAACGTTCTGGAGTCGATCGCAAAGAGAGCAGTGGAGCTTGAGACCGAGGTCTCGAGGCTTCAACACGATCTGATCACGTCGATGAATGAGTCACAGGAAAAGACCGACGAGGTGGTGGAGCTGAAGAAGGTTTCAGCAGAGAAAGGAGCGAAGATCGATGCCCTAGAGAAAGAGGTCGAGAGGTTGAAGACGGCAAAAGCCGAGGCTGAGATGAGAGTCAGGGAATTAGAGAGGAAGGTTGGGATTTTGGAGGTGAAGGAAATCGAGGACAAGAGCAGGAAACTCAGAGTCGAAGAGGAGCTCAAAGAGCGAGtcggagagaaagagaaagaaatcatCGGTTTCAAGAAGACGATTGAGCAATTGGAATCTGAGATTGCCAAAAATGCCCAGGAATTGGCTAAATGGGCGAAGGATAAATTGGGTGTTGATGATGAACTGAGAGAGTCTCAGAATCGAGCTAAGGCTATGGAGTTGAAGATTGTTGAGCTGCAGGAGGAGATTGAGGAAGCAGCGAAGGCTATGAAAGACAAGACGGTGGaagccattaatgggactgtgACTGAGGTGAAGGAGCTATTCAATGGCGGAGAGGAGGACACCACGGGATTGAACTTGCCTGTGGTGGTGGGCTCTACCGGAGCCATTGCTGTAGCTGCTGTGGCGCTTTATGTGTTGTACGGAAAGCGGCGGTGA
- the LOC107416269 gene encoding transcription factor PAR1: MEDSPLTSQIVPLPTAPSKQRKTHSKNTLRRSDSHRKSRRNKQREAMKVKKHNGNGDDEKEQEEDEKEEVERKIEALQRIVPGGESLGVDKLFEETAGYIIALQCQLKAMRALTCLFEGFEKEKRKFGG; this comes from the coding sequence ATGGAGGATTCTCCATTAACCTCCCAAATAGTACCTCTGCCCACAGCCCCATCCAAACAGAGAAAAACCCACTCCAAAAACACCCTTCGGAGATCCGATTCGCATCGGAAAAGCAGAAGGAATAAGCAGAGGGAGGCAATGAAGGTGAAGAAGCATAATGGCAATGGTGATGATgaaaaagaacaagaagagGATGAGAAAGAAGAGGTGGAGAGGAAGATTGAGGCATTGCAGAGGATTGTTCCGGGAGGCGAATCGCTTGGTGTCGATAAGCTGTTTGAAGAAACTGCTGGGTATATAATCGCTTTGCAGTGCCAGTTGAAAGCCATGAGAGCTCTTACTTGTCTCTTTGAAGGTTTTGAGAAGGAGAAGAGGAAGTTCGGAGgttga
- the LOC107416270 gene encoding mitogen-activated protein kinase 20 isoform X2, whose protein sequence is MHQDNRKKNSSEMDFFSEYGDASRYKIQEVIGKGSYGVVCSAIDTHTGEKVAIKKIHDIFEHISDAARILREIKLLRLLRHPDIVEIKHIMMPPSRRDFKDIYVVFELMESDLHQVIKANDDLTKEHYQFFLYQLLRALKYIHTANVYHRDLKPKNILANANCKLKICDFGLARVAFSDTPTTIFWTDYVATRWYRAPELCGSFFSKYTPAIDIWSIGCIFAEVLTGKPLFPGKNVVHQLDLMTDLLGTPSLDTISRVRNDKARRYLTSMRKKQPVPFSQKFPNADPLALRLLEKLLAFDPKDRPTAEEALADPYFKGLAKVEREPSCQPITKMEFEFERRRVTKEDIRELIFREILEYHPQLLKDYMNGTDRTNFLYPSAVDQFRKQFAHLEENGGKSGPVIPLERKHVSLPRSTIVHSNTIPPKEQHNFVSYRDRQTAEESYKNSRDTETVQVNLSRTMQTPQRIPLAKPGRVVGPVAPYENGNIIKDSYDPRTLIRTSVLPPQTGAPAYCYRKPATAAGSQERTAAEAERGMSLQQAKQASQCGMAAKLAPDVAINIDTNPFFMTRVGINKVEHDDRITIDTNLLQGKAPYGGIGATATHRKVGTVQYGPA, encoded by the exons ATGCATCAAGATAACCGAAAGAAG AATTCATCAGAGATGGACTTCTTCTCAGAGTATGGTGATGCAAGTCGGTACAAAATTCAGGAAGTTATTGGGAAAGGAAGTTATGGTGTTGTTTGCTCTGCAATAGACACACATACCGGTGAAAAAGTGGCAATAAAGAAAATACATGatatttttgaacatatttCTGATGCCGCTCGTATTCTACGTGAAATAAAACTTCTCAGACTTCTAAGACATCCAGACATTGTTGAAATTAAGCACATTATGATGCCACCTTCTAGAAGAGACTTTAAAgatatttatgttgtttttgagCTCATGGAGTCAGATCTTCATCAAGTCATCAAAGCCAATGATGACCTGACCAAAGAGCATTATCAGTTTTTCCTTTACCAGCTACTTCGTGCattgaaatatatacatacag CAAATGTCTACCATCGAGACTTAAAGCCGAAGAATATTTTGGCAAATGCAAATTGTAAGCTCAAAATATGTGATTTTGGGTTAGCAAGAGTTGCATTCAGCGATACACCTACTACAATATTTTGGACG GACTATGTTGCAACAAGATGGTATAGAGCTCCAGAGCTTTGTGGATCGTTTTTCTCTAAG TATACACCTGCAATAGATATATGGAGCATAGGCTGCATTTTTGCAGAAGTATTAACAGGGAAGCCACTTTTTCCTGGAAAAAATGTTGTTCACCAACTGGATTTAATGACAGATTTGCTTGGGACACCATCATTAGATACCATATCTCGG GTTCGTAATGATAAAGCTAGGAGATACTTGACTAGTATGAGGAAAAAGCAGCCTGTGCCATTTTCACAAAAATTCCCAAATGCAGATCCTTTAGCACTACGTCTATTGGAAAAATTGCTTGCATTTGATCCAAAGGATCGACCGACTGCTGAAGAG GCACTTGCTGATCCTTATTTCAAGGGACTGGCAAAAGTAGAGAGGGAACCATCCTGCCAGCCAATTACAAAGATGGAGTTTGAATTTGAGAGGCGAAGGGTAACAAAGGAGGACATACGGGAGCTAATTTTTAGGGAGATATTAGAGTACCATCCTCAGTTGTTGAAGGACTACATGAATGGAACTGACAGGACTAATTTTCTCTATCCAAG TGCTGTTGATCAATTCAGAAAGCAGTTTGCACATCTTGAGGAAAATGGTGGTAAAAGTGGTCCAGTTATCCCGCTTGAAAGAAAACATGTATCTCTTCCCAG GTCTACAATTGTACATTCAAATACCATCCCTCCCAAAGAACAACATAATTTTGTATCCTATAGAGATCGGCAAACTGCAGAGGAATCATACAAGAATTCAAGAGATACAGAAACAGTTCAAGTGAATTTATCGAGGACCATGCAGACACCTCAAAGAATTCCATTGG CCAAACCAGGGAGAGTTGTTGGACCTGTAGCGCCATACGAAAATGGAAACATCATAAAAGATTCCTATGATCCAAGGACACTAATTAGAACCTCTGTACTTCCCCCTCAAACCGGGGCTCCAGCTTATTGTTATCGTAAACCCGCCACTGCTGCCGGAAGCCAagaaaggactgcagcagaagCTGAGAGGGGCATGTCCTTGCAGCAGGCAAAACAAGCTTCTCAATGCGGTATGGCTGCCAAGTTAGCACCAGATGTTGCCATCAACATCGACACGAACCCCTTTTTTATGACTAGGGTCGGAATCAACAAAGTGGAACACGATGACCGGATTACTATAGACACGAACTTGTTGCAGGGCAAAGCTCCATATGGTGGGATTGGTGCCACTGCTACCCACCGGAAAGTTGGAACTGTTCAGTATG GGCCGGCTTGA
- the LOC107416270 gene encoding mitogen-activated protein kinase 20 isoform X1 yields the protein MHQDNRKKNSSEMDFFSEYGDASRYKIQEVIGKGSYGVVCSAIDTHTGEKVAIKKIHDIFEHISDAARILREIKLLRLLRHPDIVEIKHIMMPPSRRDFKDIYVVFELMESDLHQVIKANDDLTKEHYQFFLYQLLRALKYIHTANVYHRDLKPKNILANANCKLKICDFGLARVAFSDTPTTIFWTDYVATRWYRAPELCGSFFSKYTPAIDIWSIGCIFAEVLTGKPLFPGKNVVHQLDLMTDLLGTPSLDTISRVRNDKARRYLTSMRKKQPVPFSQKFPNADPLALRLLEKLLAFDPKDRPTAEEALADPYFKGLAKVEREPSCQPITKMEFEFERRRVTKEDIRELIFREILEYHPQLLKDYMNGTDRTNFLYPSAVDQFRKQFAHLEENGGKSGPVIPLERKHVSLPRSTIVHSNTIPPKEQHNFVSYRDRQTAEESYKNSRDTETVQVNLSRTMQTPQRIPLAKPGRVVGPVAPYENGNIIKDSYDPRTLIRTSVLPPQTGAPAYCYRKPATAAGSQERTAAEAERGMSLQQAKQASQCGMAAKLAPDVAINIDTNPFFMTRVGINKVEHDDRITIDTNLLQGKAPYGGIGATATHRKVGTVQYGMTRMY from the exons ATGCATCAAGATAACCGAAAGAAG AATTCATCAGAGATGGACTTCTTCTCAGAGTATGGTGATGCAAGTCGGTACAAAATTCAGGAAGTTATTGGGAAAGGAAGTTATGGTGTTGTTTGCTCTGCAATAGACACACATACCGGTGAAAAAGTGGCAATAAAGAAAATACATGatatttttgaacatatttCTGATGCCGCTCGTATTCTACGTGAAATAAAACTTCTCAGACTTCTAAGACATCCAGACATTGTTGAAATTAAGCACATTATGATGCCACCTTCTAGAAGAGACTTTAAAgatatttatgttgtttttgagCTCATGGAGTCAGATCTTCATCAAGTCATCAAAGCCAATGATGACCTGACCAAAGAGCATTATCAGTTTTTCCTTTACCAGCTACTTCGTGCattgaaatatatacatacag CAAATGTCTACCATCGAGACTTAAAGCCGAAGAATATTTTGGCAAATGCAAATTGTAAGCTCAAAATATGTGATTTTGGGTTAGCAAGAGTTGCATTCAGCGATACACCTACTACAATATTTTGGACG GACTATGTTGCAACAAGATGGTATAGAGCTCCAGAGCTTTGTGGATCGTTTTTCTCTAAG TATACACCTGCAATAGATATATGGAGCATAGGCTGCATTTTTGCAGAAGTATTAACAGGGAAGCCACTTTTTCCTGGAAAAAATGTTGTTCACCAACTGGATTTAATGACAGATTTGCTTGGGACACCATCATTAGATACCATATCTCGG GTTCGTAATGATAAAGCTAGGAGATACTTGACTAGTATGAGGAAAAAGCAGCCTGTGCCATTTTCACAAAAATTCCCAAATGCAGATCCTTTAGCACTACGTCTATTGGAAAAATTGCTTGCATTTGATCCAAAGGATCGACCGACTGCTGAAGAG GCACTTGCTGATCCTTATTTCAAGGGACTGGCAAAAGTAGAGAGGGAACCATCCTGCCAGCCAATTACAAAGATGGAGTTTGAATTTGAGAGGCGAAGGGTAACAAAGGAGGACATACGGGAGCTAATTTTTAGGGAGATATTAGAGTACCATCCTCAGTTGTTGAAGGACTACATGAATGGAACTGACAGGACTAATTTTCTCTATCCAAG TGCTGTTGATCAATTCAGAAAGCAGTTTGCACATCTTGAGGAAAATGGTGGTAAAAGTGGTCCAGTTATCCCGCTTGAAAGAAAACATGTATCTCTTCCCAG GTCTACAATTGTACATTCAAATACCATCCCTCCCAAAGAACAACATAATTTTGTATCCTATAGAGATCGGCAAACTGCAGAGGAATCATACAAGAATTCAAGAGATACAGAAACAGTTCAAGTGAATTTATCGAGGACCATGCAGACACCTCAAAGAATTCCATTGG CCAAACCAGGGAGAGTTGTTGGACCTGTAGCGCCATACGAAAATGGAAACATCATAAAAGATTCCTATGATCCAAGGACACTAATTAGAACCTCTGTACTTCCCCCTCAAACCGGGGCTCCAGCTTATTGTTATCGTAAACCCGCCACTGCTGCCGGAAGCCAagaaaggactgcagcagaagCTGAGAGGGGCATGTCCTTGCAGCAGGCAAAACAAGCTTCTCAATGCGGTATGGCTGCCAAGTTAGCACCAGATGTTGCCATCAACATCGACACGAACCCCTTTTTTATGACTAGGGTCGGAATCAACAAAGTGGAACACGATGACCGGATTACTATAGACACGAACTTGTTGCAGGGCAAAGCTCCATATGGTGGGATTGGTGCCACTGCTACCCACCGGAAAGTTGGAACTGTTCAGTATGGTATGACAAGAATGTATTAA